The Egibacteraceae bacterium genome includes a region encoding these proteins:
- a CDS encoding methylmalonyl-CoA mutase family protein, protein MTPEDLRRLADEWEARYAAAPEREREFTTLSSVPVPPLVGPHNAARDFTRIGFPGMYPFTRGVYPSMYRGRPWTIRQFAGFGSVEDTNRRYHDLLDAGQHGLSVAFDMPTLMGRDSDEPESEGEVGHCGVAVDTIADMERLFDRIPLGEITTSMTINAPAVVVFAMYCVAAERQGFGLAALGGTLQTDIFKEYIAQKEWLFPPRPHLRLIGDLLEFTTEHLPRYHPVSVSGYHIREAGSTAAQELAFTLAAGFSYVELGRSRGLDVNRFAPRLSFFFDAHIDFFEEIGKFRAARRIWARWLRERYGATTDRAMLLRFHAQTAGVSLTAQQPDNNIVRTAIEALAAVLGGTQSLHTNALDEVLALPSDHAARIALRTQQVIAEETEVTNTVDPLGGSWFVEWMTDKVEADTEAYFARILDRSPDGTVMGGMLRGIESGWFMSEIADAAFRYQQQLEKGDKRLVGVNVHTETCEGDELEILRVSAEMERAQRERLAAFRAGRDARGALEALERLRAAAATEENLVPVIMDAVRADATLGEICAALKKVFGTYREPPVI, encoded by the coding sequence GTGACCCCTGAGGACCTCCGCAGGCTCGCCGACGAGTGGGAGGCGCGCTACGCCGCCGCCCCCGAGCGGGAGCGCGAGTTCACGACACTGTCGAGTGTGCCGGTCCCCCCGCTCGTCGGACCGCACAACGCCGCCCGGGACTTCACCCGCATCGGGTTCCCCGGGATGTATCCCTTCACGCGGGGGGTGTACCCGTCGATGTACCGCGGACGTCCGTGGACGATCCGCCAGTTCGCGGGCTTCGGCAGCGTCGAGGACACCAACCGGCGCTACCACGACCTGCTCGACGCCGGGCAGCACGGGCTCTCCGTCGCGTTCGACATGCCCACCCTCATGGGGCGCGACTCCGACGAGCCGGAGTCCGAGGGGGAGGTGGGACACTGCGGGGTCGCGGTCGACACCATCGCCGACATGGAGCGGTTGTTCGACCGCATCCCGCTCGGTGAGATCACCACCTCCATGACCATCAACGCGCCCGCCGTCGTGGTTTTCGCGATGTACTGCGTGGCGGCCGAGCGCCAGGGGTTCGGCCTCGCGGCGCTCGGCGGCACGTTGCAGACCGACATCTTCAAGGAGTACATCGCCCAGAAGGAGTGGCTCTTTCCTCCCCGGCCCCACCTGCGGCTGATCGGCGACCTCCTCGAGTTCACCACCGAGCACCTGCCGCGCTACCACCCCGTGTCGGTGTCGGGCTACCACATCCGCGAGGCGGGGTCGACCGCGGCGCAGGAGCTCGCGTTCACGCTCGCCGCCGGCTTCAGCTATGTCGAGCTCGGCCGGTCACGTGGCCTCGACGTCAACCGGTTCGCGCCGCGCCTGTCCTTCTTCTTCGACGCCCACATCGACTTCTTCGAGGAGATCGGCAAGTTCCGGGCGGCTCGGCGAATCTGGGCCCGGTGGCTGCGCGAGCGCTACGGCGCCACCACGGACCGGGCCATGCTGCTGCGGTTCCACGCCCAGACCGCCGGCGTGTCGCTGACCGCCCAGCAGCCGGACAACAACATCGTCCGCACGGCCATCGAGGCGCTCGCGGCGGTGCTCGGGGGCACGCAGAGCCTCCACACGAACGCCCTCGACGAGGTGCTCGCCCTGCCCAGCGACCACGCGGCCCGGATCGCCCTTCGCACCCAGCAGGTGATCGCCGAAGAGACCGAGGTCACGAACACCGTCGACCCCCTCGGGGGCTCGTGGTTCGTGGAGTGGATGACCGACAAGGTCGAGGCCGACACCGAGGCCTACTTCGCCCGCATACTCGACCGGTCCCCGGACGGGACCGTCATGGGCGGCATGCTGCGCGGCATCGAGTCGGGTTGGTTCATGTCGGAGATCGCCGACGCCGCCTTCCGCTACCAGCAGCAGCTCGAGAAGGGCGACAAGCGCCTCGTCGGTGTGAACGTGCACACCGAGACCTGCGAGGGCGACGAGCTCGAGATCCTCCGCGTCTCCGCGGAGATGGAGCGCGCGCAGCGGGAGCGCCTCGCCGCCTTCCGGGCCGGCCGGGACGCGCGCGGCGCCCTCGA
- a CDS encoding MarR family transcriptional regulator, giving the protein MSGPHEATRRDPIAEAHRQWSLRWDAAEPMAAVTAIVRVQQVLLAGLNQLLRDFELTFARYEALVLLHFSRRGALPLGKMGERLMVHPTSVTNAIDRLERQGFVERVPHPEDRRTTLARLTPRGREVVEEATAVLVGARFGLEGLSDEEAALLTDLLQRVRRRLGDLRD; this is encoded by the coding sequence GTGTCCGGACCCCACGAGGCCACCCGGCGGGACCCCATCGCCGAGGCGCATCGGCAATGGTCGCTGCGCTGGGACGCCGCCGAGCCGATGGCGGCGGTGACGGCCATCGTCCGGGTGCAGCAGGTCCTGCTCGCTGGTCTCAACCAGCTGCTGCGGGACTTCGAGCTGACCTTCGCCCGCTACGAGGCGCTCGTGCTGCTCCACTTCAGCCGTCGGGGCGCCCTGCCGCTCGGCAAGATGGGCGAGCGGCTCATGGTGCACCCGACGAGTGTCACGAACGCCATCGACCGGCTCGAGCGGCAGGGCTTCGTCGAGCGGGTGCCCCACCCCGAGGACCGCCGCACGACGCTTGCCCGCCTCACCCCTCGCGGCCGGGAGGTCGTCGAGGAGGCCACCGCGGTGCTCGTCGGCGCCCGCTTCGGGCTCGAGGGGCTGAGCGACGAGGAGGCCGCCCTGCTCACCGACCTCCTCCAGCGGGTCCGGCGCCGGCTCGGCGACCTGCGGGACTGA
- the pdhA gene encoding pyruvate dehydrogenase (acetyl-transferring) E1 component subunit alpha produces MLLSSPDLAGYLAELDEKDYRQLYRFMVLSRRLDTQAIKLQRQGQLAIYPPMRGQEAAQIGAAYALADRDWIVPAYRELGMALVRGLPPAALMHLWRGTWHGTWDPREFRFGLVSIPVGTQALHAVGFAMAARMDGADLAVLACLGDGATSEGDAHEAMNFAGVFAAPCVFFVQNNQYAISVPVSGQTRAPTIAHKAVGYGMPGYRCDGNDVLATYAVTRAAVDRARGGGGPSLIEAVTYRMEAHTTSDDPTRYRPAEELDAWRGRDPITRFTAFLHGEGLLDEAFRTEVADEAEDAARRLRGEVYDAPHGDPLELFDHVYVDPPAALGEQRARLARERRARKR; encoded by the coding sequence ATGCTCCTATCGTCGCCCGACCTCGCCGGCTACCTCGCCGAGCTCGACGAGAAGGACTACCGCCAGCTCTACCGGTTCATGGTCCTGTCCCGACGCCTCGACACGCAGGCGATCAAGCTCCAGCGACAGGGCCAGCTCGCGATCTACCCGCCGATGCGGGGCCAGGAGGCGGCGCAGATCGGCGCCGCCTACGCCCTGGCCGACCGCGACTGGATCGTGCCGGCCTACCGAGAGCTCGGGATGGCGCTCGTTCGCGGCCTTCCCCCAGCAGCCCTCATGCACCTGTGGCGGGGCACCTGGCACGGCACCTGGGATCCCCGGGAGTTCCGCTTCGGCCTCGTGTCCATCCCCGTCGGGACCCAGGCGCTGCACGCGGTCGGGTTCGCGATGGCGGCACGCATGGACGGCGCGGACCTCGCCGTGCTGGCCTGCCTCGGCGACGGGGCCACGAGCGAGGGCGACGCACACGAGGCGATGAACTTCGCGGGGGTGTTCGCCGCTCCGTGCGTGTTCTTCGTCCAGAACAACCAGTACGCGATCAGCGTGCCCGTGAGCGGCCAGACCCGGGCCCCGACGATCGCGCACAAGGCGGTCGGCTACGGCATGCCCGGCTACCGCTGCGACGGCAACGACGTCCTCGCCACGTACGCGGTGACCCGCGCGGCGGTGGACCGCGCCCGCGGCGGGGGGGGCCCTTCGCTCATCGAGGCGGTCACCTATCGCATGGAGGCGCACACCACCTCCGACGACCCGACGCGCTACCGGCCCGCCGAGGAGCTCGACGCGTGGAGAGGGCGCGACCCGATCACGCGGTTCACCGCCTTCCTGCACGGTGAGGGCCTGCTCGACGAGGCGTTCCGCACGGAGGTGGCGGACGAGGCGGAGGACGCCGCCCGCCGTCTGCGTGGCGAAGTCTACGACGCGCCGCACGGTGACCCGCTCGAGCTGTTCGACCACGTCTACGTCGACCCGCCTGCCGCGCTGGGCGAGCAGCGCGCGCGGCTGGCGCGCGAGCGCCGCGCCCGCAAGCGGTGA
- a CDS encoding DUF3006 family protein — protein sequence MPAEPDLRHAMVDRIVEGLAVLLVAGDEAEHHVPAAALPAGAGEGTWLLVRGAGADLTLVGVDTEGERAARRDVEERVARLRRTRGGGRFGDG from the coding sequence ATGCCGGCTGAACCCGACCTCCGGCACGCCATGGTGGACCGCATCGTCGAGGGCCTCGCCGTCCTGCTCGTCGCCGGCGATGAAGCCGAGCACCACGTTCCGGCCGCTGCACTGCCGGCGGGAGCGGGCGAGGGCACGTGGCTGCTCGTGCGCGGTGCGGGCGCCGACCTCACCCTCGTCGGTGTCGACACCGAGGGGGAACGCGCCGCCCGGCGCGACGTCGAGGAACGTGTCGCGCGCCTCCGGCGCACCCGTGGGGGCGGGCGCTTCGGCGACGGGTGA
- a CDS encoding MBL fold metallo-hydrolase: MSHTTRTFTEALDALERSDAVFEEPRAGDTTSVGSLRFAFANPPAQGAGGLHDNGLVFRVGYGDVTFLFTGDAEQPTEHRMVADHAPLLRADVYQVGHHGSSTSTGPALLEAVSPRIAVYSAGRDNPYGHPHEEVVERLAASGAEVFGTPVHGTVVVTTDGRSLRVSTAAGLRIGGRVDGKGRAHAG, encoded by the coding sequence GTGTCCCACACGACCCGCACCTTCACCGAGGCGCTCGACGCCCTGGAGCGCTCCGACGCGGTGTTCGAGGAGCCGCGAGCGGGTGACACGACCTCGGTGGGGTCGTTGCGCTTCGCCTTCGCGAACCCGCCGGCACAGGGCGCCGGCGGCCTGCACGACAACGGCCTTGTGTTCCGGGTCGGCTACGGCGACGTGACGTTCCTCTTCACCGGCGACGCCGAGCAGCCCACGGAGCACCGGATGGTGGCCGACCACGCGCCGCTCCTCCGCGCCGACGTGTACCAGGTCGGCCACCACGGCTCCTCGACCTCGACAGGCCCGGCACTGCTCGAGGCGGTCTCCCCGCGGATCGCGGTCTACTCGGCGGGTCGCGACAACCCCTACGGTCATCCCCACGAGGAAGTCGTCGAGCGCCTCGCGGCGTCGGGTGCCGAGGTCTTCGGCACCCCGGTGCACGGTACAGTCGTCGTCACCACCGACGGCAGGTCCCTGCGGGTCTCCACGGCGGCCGGGCTCCGAATCGGCGGTCGCGTCGACGGGAAAGGACGCGCCCATGCCGGCTGA
- a CDS encoding MBL fold metallo-hydrolase produces the protein MRAGHRTGRPAVGLAVLLVAGLVGSACAAPARQDRAGPPGPTPGLEVHFIDAGQGDATLLVAPDATVLVDTGRHTAQDVVTYLVDRGVTALDVVAVTHPHADHLGQFAQVMDRFTVAEVWWSPGVPHDPHLHRGARRPGALRRGVRGAASG, from the coding sequence GTGCGGGCGGGTCACCGGACGGGTCGACCGGCGGTCGGCCTGGCCGTCCTGCTCGTCGCCGGGCTGGTGGGGTCGGCCTGCGCGGCACCCGCCCGGCAGGACCGCGCGGGACCGCCGGGGCCCACGCCGGGGCTCGAGGTCCACTTCATCGACGCCGGCCAGGGCGACGCCACCCTGCTCGTCGCACCGGACGCCACCGTGCTCGTCGACACCGGCAGGCACACCGCGCAGGACGTCGTGACCTACCTCGTGGACCGGGGTGTCACCGCCCTCGACGTCGTCGCGGTCACGCACCCCCATGCCGACCACCTCGGCCAGTTCGCGCAGGTGATGGACCGCTTCACCGTCGCGGAGGTGTGGTGGTCACCCGGTGTCCCACACGACCCGCACCTTCACCGAGGCGCTCGACGCCCTGGAGCGCTCCGACGCGGTGTTCGAGGAGCCGCGAGCGGGTGA